One window of Desulfarculus baarsii DSM 2075 genomic DNA carries:
- the lepB gene encoding signal peptidase I, whose product MLFGSLAQAGKATQEDGQNDKKVKSTSREYLEALLWALLLAVLIRGWGVQAFKIPSGSMIPTLLVGDHLLVSKSSYDFVILDNEFHIPFGTGEESFLKMPWPAVSIQLSDPERGDIIVFRFPEDRSTDFIKRIIALPGETVEVRGRDIFIDGRQIQDDWGQHAGGLPDPGCPKQYRFGPIKVPEGQYFVMGDNRDNSRDGRCWFGGQGGFVPRKDILGRAFIIYWSWENYGWGVRWDRIGKLIH is encoded by the coding sequence ATGCTTTTCGGCTCTCTGGCCCAGGCGGGCAAAGCGACCCAAGAGGACGGCCAAAACGACAAAAAAGTCAAGTCGACCTCGCGGGAATACCTCGAAGCGCTCTTGTGGGCCCTGCTTTTGGCCGTTCTGATCCGCGGCTGGGGCGTGCAGGCGTTCAAGATACCATCCGGTTCGATGATCCCCACGCTGTTGGTGGGCGATCACTTGCTGGTCAGCAAGTCGTCCTACGACTTCGTGATATTGGACAACGAGTTTCACATTCCCTTTGGCACGGGCGAAGAGTCTTTCCTCAAGATGCCCTGGCCGGCCGTCTCCATCCAGTTGTCCGACCCCGAGCGCGGTGACATCATCGTCTTCCGCTTTCCCGAGGATCGCTCCACCGACTTCATCAAGCGCATCATCGCCCTGCCCGGCGAGACCGTCGAGGTGCGCGGCCGCGACATCTTCATCGACGGCCGCCAGATCCAGGACGACTGGGGCCAACACGCCGGCGGCCTGCCCGACCCCGGCTGCCCCAAGCAGTATCGTTTCGGTCCGATCAAGGTGCCCGAGGGCCAATACTTCGTCATGGGCGACAACCGCGACAACTCTCGCGACGGCCGCTGCTGGTTTGGCGGCCAGGGCGGCTTCGTGCCGCGCAAGGACATCCTGGGCCGGGCCTTCATCATTTATTGGTCGTGGGAAAACTACGGCTGGGGCGTGCGCTGGGACCGCATCGGCAAGTTGATTCACTGA
- the lpdD gene encoding prenylated flavin chaperone LpdD yields MIEACSNGPSHNLRARCLLAGPDLVVVVDGGDSPHVGAVAMASPRPSLRPGGGTSADVSVLCRAGHKEDDLARQLAKALAAALDRQVVVCAGMHWDGLDQVGLALVMQNAAALPALIVAALAAHAGTAGPAPEA; encoded by the coding sequence GTGATCGAGGCTTGCAGCAACGGCCCAAGCCACAACCTGCGGGCCCGGTGCCTTCTGGCCGGGCCCGATCTGGTGGTGGTGGTCGATGGCGGCGATAGCCCCCACGTGGGCGCCGTGGCCATGGCCAGCCCACGGCCCAGCCTGCGCCCCGGCGGCGGAACCAGCGCCGACGTCTCGGTGCTTTGCCGCGCCGGCCACAAGGAAGACGACCTGGCCCGCCAACTGGCCAAGGCCTTGGCCGCCGCGCTCGATCGCCAGGTGGTGGTCTGCGCGGGCATGCACTGGGACGGCCTGGATCAGGTCGGCCTGGCGCTGGTGATGCAAAACGCCGCCGCACTGCCGGCGCTGATCGTGGCCGCCCTGGCCGCCCACGCCGGAACGGCCGGGCCGGCTCCAGAAGCCTAA